One Arthrobacter sp. StoSoilB19 DNA window includes the following coding sequences:
- a CDS encoding transposase, producing the protein MAKPTKQVYSFEFKLALVERFIAGETAPDLAAEVGLSSPTLLKTWARAYRREGPDALRPKSKGRPKAPDAPQPAEVSELERLRRENERLRAEVAYLGKLRALRAQERR; encoded by the coding sequence GTGGCCAAGCCGACGAAACAGGTGTACTCGTTCGAATTCAAGCTCGCGCTGGTTGAACGGTTTATCGCCGGTGAGACTGCCCCGGATCTCGCGGCGGAGGTGGGTTTGTCCTCGCCCACGCTACTGAAGACGTGGGCCCGGGCGTATCGCCGCGAGGGCCCGGACGCATTACGTCCCAAGTCCAAGGGCAGGCCTAAGGCACCTGATGCCCCGCAGCCGGCCGAGGTATCGGAACTGGAGCGGTTACGGCGGGAGAACGAACGGTTGCGGGCGGAAGTGGCTTACCTGGGAAAATTGCGGGCCTTGAGGGCGCAGGAACGACGGTGA
- a CDS encoding ROK family transcriptional regulator, which yields MTEQRTLVGETAQPSPGPATSAGHLLQLLRSNTAGYSRADLLEITGMARSTLYERLDALFAAGLVYESTPLRAQRGRPPRSLRFDDRDKLVVCLEIGHTHAGIHLLSLSREVVASVRIPVEIGNAQEVVVDQVVGEALRLLDGRQPVGAGVGLPAPVDPLHRLGLERTVLAHWDLQLLQEAMESRLDCPVLLENDTRSMAVGEVRGPLDSLVAVKVSTGIGSGIIVRGSLVRGAHGAAGDIGHVRIPEAAGCRCRCGRDGCLAAVASGRALLAAPQFAHYGSLRRLVDAADDDPDVRAAVADAGRVLGRVLAAIVGTLNPGRVAVGGLVGVLPGFLQACRQQILADAFEPSLVDLEIVPADSRKATAVGLCRLVEESLYAPERVEQLLAQRAG from the coding sequence ATGACGGAGCAGAGGACGCTGGTGGGCGAGACCGCCCAGCCGTCGCCGGGGCCGGCCACCAGCGCCGGGCATCTTCTCCAGCTCCTGCGCTCCAACACCGCGGGGTACAGCCGGGCGGACCTGCTGGAGATCACCGGAATGGCGCGATCCACCCTCTACGAGCGGCTCGATGCACTTTTCGCGGCGGGCCTTGTCTACGAGTCCACTCCCCTGCGCGCCCAGCGGGGCCGGCCGCCCCGCTCCCTCCGGTTCGATGACCGCGACAAGCTGGTGGTGTGCCTGGAAATCGGCCATACGCACGCCGGAATCCATCTCCTGTCCCTGAGCAGGGAGGTGGTGGCTTCCGTCCGCATCCCTGTGGAGATCGGGAATGCGCAGGAGGTGGTGGTGGACCAGGTGGTGGGTGAGGCGCTGCGGCTGCTGGACGGCCGGCAACCCGTAGGGGCAGGAGTGGGACTGCCCGCCCCCGTTGACCCCCTCCACCGCCTGGGCCTGGAGCGGACCGTCCTTGCCCATTGGGACCTGCAGCTTTTGCAGGAGGCCATGGAATCCAGGCTCGACTGCCCGGTCCTGCTGGAAAACGACACCCGGTCAATGGCGGTGGGGGAGGTCCGCGGCCCGCTCGACTCCCTCGTCGCGGTGAAGGTCAGCACCGGGATCGGCTCCGGCATCATTGTCCGGGGCTCGTTGGTGCGCGGCGCCCACGGGGCCGCCGGTGACATCGGGCATGTGCGCATCCCGGAAGCCGCCGGCTGCCGGTGCCGGTGCGGCAGGGACGGCTGCCTTGCGGCGGTGGCCTCCGGGCGCGCGCTGCTTGCCGCCCCGCAATTTGCGCATTATGGGTCGCTGCGGCGGCTCGTTGACGCGGCCGACGACGATCCGGACGTCCGTGCCGCAGTCGCAGACGCCGGAAGGGTGCTCGGACGCGTCCTCGCCGCCATCGTGGGAACGCTGAACCCCGGCCGGGTGGCGGTGGGCGGGCTGGTGGGGGTCCTCCCTGGTTTCCTGCAGGCCTGCCGGCAGCAAATCCTGGCCGATGCCTTCGAACCCTCGCTGGTGGATCTGGAGATCGTCCCTGCTGACAGCCGGAAGGCCACCGCAGTGGGCCTGTGCCGGCTGGTGGAGGAGAGCCTCTACGCGCCGGAGCGGGTGGAACAGCTGCTGGCGCAACGCGCCGGCTGA
- a CDS encoding multidrug efflux SMR transporter gives MMKSPFPWLVLLASAVLEAVWATALGLSDGFSRPLPTLVFAVTAALSMLGLGMSIRSIPLGTAYAIWVGIGAALTVGWAMATGVEPFSVVKLLFIAGIVGCAAGLKALPARDHAAADYPVESSRR, from the coding sequence ATGATGAAGAGCCCGTTTCCCTGGCTGGTGCTCCTGGCCTCCGCTGTCCTGGAAGCCGTGTGGGCCACGGCGCTGGGCTTGTCCGACGGTTTCAGCAGGCCGCTGCCCACGCTCGTCTTCGCCGTCACGGCCGCCCTGAGCATGCTGGGCCTGGGCATGTCCATCCGCAGCATTCCGCTCGGCACCGCCTACGCCATCTGGGTGGGCATTGGCGCCGCATTGACGGTGGGCTGGGCGATGGCCACCGGGGTGGAACCGTTCAGCGTGGTGAAACTGCTGTTCATCGCAGGCATCGTGGGCTGCGCGGCCGGCCTCAAGGCGCTGCCGGCCAGGGACCACGCCGCCGCTGACTATCCCGTGGAGTCGAGCCGCCGCTGA
- a CDS encoding SMR family transporter — MAWLILILSGALEAVWAAALHNASRASGRRRVAPAALFLVAVAASTGGLAVAMQSIPTGTAYAVWVGVGVVLTSAYAMASKVERPTAARLLLLSGIAACVVGLKVVA; from the coding sequence ATGGCGTGGTTAATCCTCATTCTTTCCGGCGCGCTGGAGGCCGTCTGGGCAGCCGCCCTGCACAACGCCTCCCGGGCTTCCGGCCGCCGGCGCGTGGCCCCTGCCGCCCTGTTCCTTGTGGCCGTTGCCGCCAGCACCGGCGGACTGGCCGTGGCCATGCAGTCCATTCCCACCGGCACTGCCTACGCGGTTTGGGTGGGGGTGGGCGTGGTCCTGACCTCCGCCTATGCGATGGCCAGCAAGGTTGAACGTCCGACGGCGGCGCGCCTGCTGCTGCTGTCCGGCATCGCCGCGTGCGTGGTTGGCCTGAAGGTGGTGGCGTGA
- a CDS encoding nucleoside/nucleotide kinase family protein encodes MDSPEITDALDALRHRVAPGTRTILGIAGAPGSGKSTFAAWLQEQFGPGMSVVVPMDGFHLGNAIIEGTPLRQRKGAIDTFDAGGYLSLLRRLVRRDEAVVYAPEFRRALDEPVAASIAVPADVPLVITEGNYLLADQEPWKEVRAQLDQVWFLETPPALRLQRLVDRHVSFGMDREAAVAWAGGPDEANARLIQATRPAADRIIPWL; translated from the coding sequence ATGGACTCCCCCGAGATCACTGACGCCTTGGACGCCCTGCGGCACCGGGTAGCGCCCGGAACGCGGACCATCCTGGGCATCGCCGGGGCGCCGGGCTCCGGGAAGTCCACCTTTGCCGCCTGGCTGCAGGAGCAGTTCGGCCCGGGAATGTCGGTTGTGGTTCCCATGGACGGTTTCCACCTGGGCAACGCCATCATCGAGGGGACCCCGCTGCGGCAGCGTAAAGGCGCCATTGATACGTTCGACGCCGGCGGGTACCTTTCGCTGCTGCGCCGCCTGGTGCGCCGGGACGAGGCCGTCGTCTACGCACCGGAGTTCCGCCGCGCCCTGGACGAGCCGGTGGCGGCTTCCATTGCCGTGCCGGCGGACGTCCCGCTGGTCATCACGGAGGGCAACTACCTGCTGGCGGACCAGGAACCGTGGAAGGAGGTACGGGCGCAACTGGACCAGGTCTGGTTCCTCGAGACCCCGCCCGCGCTGCGGCTGCAGCGGCTGGTGGACCGGCACGTATCCTTCGGGATGGACCGGGAGGCTGCGGTGGCCTGGGCCGGCGGACCCGATGAAGCAAATGCCCGGCTGATCCAGGCCACCCGCCCGGCCGCGGACCGCATCATCCCCTGGCTTTAG
- a CDS encoding IS3 family transposase, which yields MKVQALIALKADFPLPVLLQAASLARSTFFYHQARIQGPDPQEFIKAAVREIFEKNHGRYGHRRVHTEMVKQGWTVAKKTVLKLMRSLNLVCKVRRKKRYNSYQGGQGRVAPNVLNREFEADAPNRKWVTDVTEFSVGDRKLYLSPVMDLFDRQIISYSISPSPNLELTNNSLRQALACLEDNQQPLVHSDQGFQYQHVSWRKLLQEAGASQSMSRKGNCYDNAVMENFFGHLKEELFHHVRYLSTDALAGALHEYIRWYNTERISTKLKGLSPVQYRTQTLAA from the coding sequence GTGAAGGTCCAAGCCCTCATCGCTCTCAAGGCTGACTTCCCGCTTCCGGTCCTGCTGCAGGCAGCATCTCTTGCCAGATCGACGTTCTTCTATCATCAGGCACGCATCCAAGGCCCTGATCCGCAGGAGTTCATCAAGGCCGCTGTCAGGGAAATTTTCGAGAAGAACCATGGCCGGTACGGGCACCGGCGGGTCCACACCGAGATGGTCAAGCAAGGGTGGACGGTCGCGAAAAAGACCGTTCTGAAGCTCATGCGGTCCCTGAATCTGGTGTGCAAGGTCCGGCGGAAGAAGCGTTATAACTCCTACCAGGGCGGGCAGGGCCGGGTTGCTCCGAACGTGTTGAACCGGGAGTTCGAGGCTGATGCCCCGAACCGGAAGTGGGTAACGGATGTGACGGAGTTCAGCGTCGGCGACCGTAAGCTCTACCTTTCGCCGGTTATGGATCTTTTCGACCGGCAGATCATCTCCTACTCGATCAGCCCGTCTCCGAATCTGGAGCTCACCAATAATTCGCTGCGCCAGGCCCTTGCCTGCCTTGAGGATAACCAGCAGCCACTCGTGCATTCGGACCAGGGCTTCCAGTACCAGCACGTCTCGTGGCGAAAACTCTTACAGGAAGCCGGCGCGAGCCAGTCGATGTCACGCAAGGGCAACTGCTACGACAACGCCGTGATGGAAAACTTCTTCGGCCACCTTAAGGAAGAGCTCTTCCACCACGTGCGATACCTCAGCACCGACGCCTTGGCAGGGGCACTGCACGAATACATCCGCTGGTACAACACCGAAAGAATCTCGACAAAGCTCAAGGGCCTGAGCCCGGTGCAATACCGGACCCAGACCCTCGCGGCTTAG